The genomic interval TTGCTAGATGCTAGTTGCCATTTGCTATTTGCTATTTGCTTCCTTCGCCTGCGGGATCGCGAGATCAATCACCGTCACTTTGCCAAAGGTCGCCAGGTCGCGATCAAAGTCCTTAACGTGTCCCACCACCAGCACCGCCAGCTTTTCCGGATGGATGTATTTACGCGCGACGCGGTCCACGTCCGCGGCGGTGACTTTTTCAATGGCCGCGCGGTAACGTCTCAGCCAGTCCGTGGGGTAGCCATAGAACTCATAGCGCATGCGCTCCGCCATGACTTTATCTTTGGAATCAAACTCAAAGATAAATGAATTGAGGATGGCGTCCTTGGCCTTCTTCAATTCGGTTTGCGTGACGCGTCCTTTGATCAGCCGGTTGATCTCATGATTGAGGGCGTCAATCGCTTTGGCGGTGGCCCCGCTGCGCGTGCCCACGGAAATGTGGACGGCGCCGGGATGATCAAACGCCGTGCCCACGCCTCCGCCCACAGCGTACGCCAGCCCCTGTTTGCTGCGGATGCTGGAAAACAAGCGTGACGAGAAGCCGCCTCCGAACAACTCATTCATCACTTCAATGGCGTAGTAGTCAGGATTGTGGCGGTCGGTTCCCAGCGCAACCATGCTGATGTCACTCTGGTTGACGTCGCTTTTCTCGATCAGGTAGATGCCGGGCCGCGGTTCGTGAAAGTCAACCTTGGCGATGACGAACGGCTCGCCCCGCGGCAAGCCGCCGAAGGTCTCGAGCAACTTGCGCTCCATCACGGCGGAATCAAAGTCGCCGAAAACTCCCACGATCATGTTGCTGGCGGCCACCGTCCGCGCGTGCCAGGCGAGCAGGTCTTCGCGGGAGACAGCAGCAATGGTCGAGTATTCCGGCGTGCGAGCGTAAGGGCTGTCCGCGCCGTATACCAGCTTATTGGATTCGCGATGGGCAATTTCGTCCACATCATCATTGCGGCGGGAGATCAGGCTGGCGACTTCTTTTTTGGCCAGTTCAATTTTGTCGGCGCGAAACTCCGGGTCCTCCAGCAAGTCCACAATCACGGGGAAAACGGAATCAAAATCCTTGCGGAGCGACGACCAGCTCAGAAAAGTTGAATCAAGGCTGCTGCCGGTTTCCACCAGGGCGGCGCGCGACTCCAGAAAATCGTCGAGCAGGTCGCCGGACTTGCTCCTGGTTCCTCCGGTGCGCCAGACTTCGCCGTAGATTTCCGTCAAGCCGGTCTTGGCGCCGGGTTCATCGCGCGAGCCGCCGCGTACGCGCACCACGCCGTTGATCAGCGGCAGCTCGTGGTCCTCCTGCAGAAAAATCACCAGGCCGTTGGGCAGTTGCAGGCGGCGCGGCTCCTGCGGCTGGAACGGACGCAGCGGCGGAATCGGGACCTGCTTCCAACTGGAAGGAATCCCTTGCCTTGTATGCCCAGCCGCCTGGGTCTGCGGCGACGCCGGCGGTGCTTCAGGCTTGGGGCTTAGTGAAGCACCATTGACGTCTTGCGCAGCCGCCTTAACGCCCGGCGACGCAGGATCTGTGCCCTGCGACAGAGCGAGCATTGGCGCCGCGGCAAAAGCG from Terriglobia bacterium carries:
- a CDS encoding insulinase family protein; amino-acid sequence: MSRWQRYVALFILAAAFAAAPMLALSQGTDPASPGVKAAAQDVNGASLSPKPEAPPASPQTQAAGHTRQGIPSSWKQVPIPPLRPFQPQEPRRLQLPNGLVIFLQEDHELPLINGVVRVRGGSRDEPGAKTGLTEIYGEVWRTGGTRSKSGDLLDDFLESRAALVETGSSLDSTFLSWSSLRKDFDSVFPVIVDLLEDPEFRADKIELAKKEVASLISRRNDDVDEIAHRESNKLVYGADSPYARTPEYSTIAAVSREDLLAWHARTVAASNMIVGVFGDFDSAVMERKLLETFGGLPRGEPFVIAKVDFHEPRPGIYLIEKSDVNQSDISMVALGTDRHNPDYYAIEVMNELFGGGFSSRLFSSIRSKQGLAYAVGGGVGTAFDHPGAVHISVGTRSGATAKAIDALNHEINRLIKGRVTQTELKKAKDAILNSFIFEFDSKDKVMAERMRYEFYGYPTDWLRRYRAAIEKVTAADVDRVARKYIHPEKLAVLVVGHVKDFDRDLATFGKVTVIDLAIPQAKEANSK